In Nocardioides sp. JQ2195, a genomic segment contains:
- the smpB gene encoding SsrA-binding protein SmpB: MVKEQGTKLVAQNKKARHDYHIETTYEAGMVLVGTEVKSLRMGRASLVDGFVEIDGGEVWLHNVHIPEYSQGNWTNHASRRKRKLLLNRVEIDKIERRVNEKGFTVVPLSLYFKDGRAKIEIALAKGKKAWDKRNTIAERTANREKEIEIGRRLKGMR, encoded by the coding sequence ATGGTCAAGGAGCAGGGCACGAAGCTGGTCGCGCAGAACAAGAAGGCGCGCCACGACTACCACATCGAGACGACGTACGAGGCCGGCATGGTCCTGGTCGGCACCGAGGTGAAGTCCCTGCGCATGGGTCGGGCGTCCCTGGTCGACGGCTTCGTGGAGATCGACGGCGGTGAGGTCTGGCTGCACAACGTGCACATCCCGGAGTACTCCCAGGGGAACTGGACCAACCACGCCTCCAGGCGCAAGCGCAAGCTCCTGCTCAACCGCGTCGAGATCGACAAGATCGAGCGGCGGGTCAACGAGAAGGGCTTCACGGTCGTGCCGCTCTCGCTCTACTTCAAGGACGGTCGCGCCAAGATCGAGATCGCGCTGGCCAAGGGCAAGAAGGCCTGGGACAAGCGCAACACGATTGCCGAGCGCACGGCCAACCGGGAGAAGGAGATCGAGATCGGCCGTCGGCTCAAGGGCATGCGTTGA
- a CDS encoding pilus assembly protein TadG-related protein has translation MMAGTRGDRESGQVTVLIVGFAAALLLMVGVVVDSSAAYLRRQSLNTAADGAALAGAQEVRGEGVYTGGLRGRRAPLDPEKVRGAVRDYLREIGAYADYPGLGFRVEVSDRAVVVTMSSDLDLPIDVSGITDGRVGARGSAAIHLEG, from the coding sequence ATGATGGCCGGCACGCGCGGCGACCGCGAGAGCGGCCAGGTCACGGTCCTCATCGTGGGCTTTGCGGCCGCCCTGTTGCTCATGGTCGGCGTGGTGGTCGACTCCTCTGCGGCCTACCTGCGCCGGCAGTCGTTGAACACGGCCGCCGACGGCGCGGCGCTGGCCGGGGCCCAGGAGGTTCGCGGCGAGGGGGTCTACACCGGTGGCCTCAGGGGTCGGCGCGCACCGCTCGATCCGGAGAAGGTGCGGGGTGCGGTGCGCGACTACCTGCGCGAGATCGGGGCGTACGCCGACTACCCGGGCCTGGGCTTCCGGGTGGAGGTCAGTGACCGCGCCGTGGTGGTCACGATGAGCTCCGACCTGGACCTCCCGATCGACGTCTCGGGCATCACGGACGGCCGGGTCGGAGCTCGGGGCTCGGCGGCCATCCATCTGGAGGGTTGA
- a CDS encoding zinc metalloprotease, whose amino-acid sequence MRLSRTFVAVSALIAGPALLGGGATATVSAAQASPGVQACEQVPDQARVKEGATVAEPALYAKKDAKKYGVIKDSPRMPNGSVTIDTVFHVISETQPSATDQARLETMIDAQVDVLNASYSGATAPDAADSPFRFALTDTTWTVDSDWAHVAPGKTERDMKRALHQGDSETLNVYVADIGGGLLGWAYFPKDYNNGRDYNDGVVILAESMPGGTAGKYALGDTLTHEVGHWMMLEHTFAGACSASGDGVADTPREAIPQFDCPEGADTCATPGLDPIHNFMDYTQDSCMNMFTEGQVERMNDAWIAFRAGGNG is encoded by the coding sequence ATGCGCTTGTCGCGAACGTTCGTCGCAGTTTCTGCGCTCATCGCCGGCCCCGCCCTGCTCGGAGGGGGAGCGACGGCAACGGTCTCGGCGGCGCAAGCGTCCCCGGGGGTCCAGGCGTGCGAGCAGGTGCCGGACCAGGCCCGCGTCAAGGAGGGGGCAACGGTCGCCGAACCGGCCCTCTACGCGAAGAAGGACGCCAAGAAGTACGGCGTCATCAAGGACTCGCCCCGGATGCCCAACGGCTCGGTCACCATCGACACCGTCTTCCACGTGATCTCCGAGACGCAGCCCAGTGCCACCGACCAGGCGCGACTCGAGACGATGATCGACGCACAGGTCGACGTGCTCAACGCCTCCTACAGCGGCGCGACGGCGCCGGACGCGGCGGACTCGCCCTTCCGCTTCGCGCTCACCGACACCACCTGGACCGTCGACAGCGACTGGGCGCACGTCGCACCCGGCAAGACCGAGCGCGACATGAAGCGCGCCCTGCACCAAGGGGACTCCGAGACCCTGAACGTGTACGTCGCCGACATCGGCGGTGGGCTGCTCGGATGGGCCTACTTCCCCAAGGACTACAACAACGGCCGGGACTACAACGACGGCGTCGTGATCCTCGCCGAGTCGATGCCCGGTGGCACCGCCGGCAAGTACGCGCTCGGCGACACGCTCACCCACGAGGTGGGCCACTGGATGATGCTCGAGCACACCTTCGCGGGTGCTTGCTCCGCCAGCGGCGACGGTGTGGCGGACACCCCGCGCGAGGCCATCCCGCAGTTCGACTGCCCCGAGGGCGCGGACACCTGCGCCACCCCTGGGCTGGACCCCATCCACAACTTCATGGACTACACGCAGGACTCCTGCATGAACATGTTCACCGAGGGACAGGTCGAGCGGATGAATGACGCCTGGATCGCGTTCCGCGCGGGCGGGAACGGCTGA
- a CDS encoding type II secretion system F family protein, whose translation MSSYQAWGVLVGTLAGLGMVLVVARLADMRRANLSVRVLPYLRDVPQLGSRRRPELPRSAARGVFGPMLRSSADAVERVLGGSASVRRRLERADIDKSVHEFRIEQVLWGLTGFAVAAALSLLRAWQAPGDILPLLLLTLVAFACGVILCDHHLSSSARKREQLIMLEFPVVAELLALAVAAGESPAAALDRVVHRTNGALSSDLSRVLAEIRTGTPVGRAFDGLALRSGLPLVGRFAEGIAVAVERGTPLADVLHAQAADVREAGRRELIESGARKEVLMMVPVVFVVLPVTVVFAFWPGLIGLRLVTP comes from the coding sequence ATGAGCAGCTATCAGGCCTGGGGAGTCCTCGTCGGGACCCTGGCCGGCCTCGGCATGGTGCTGGTCGTGGCGAGGCTGGCCGACATGAGGCGCGCCAACCTGTCCGTGAGGGTGTTGCCCTACCTGCGCGACGTACCGCAGCTGGGCAGCCGACGACGACCCGAGCTGCCACGCAGTGCTGCGCGCGGTGTCTTCGGGCCCATGCTCCGGAGCTCGGCCGATGCGGTCGAGCGCGTCCTGGGTGGAAGCGCTTCGGTGCGCCGTCGTCTCGAGCGCGCCGACATCGACAAGTCCGTCCACGAGTTCCGCATCGAGCAGGTCCTGTGGGGCCTGACCGGGTTCGCCGTCGCCGCTGCCCTGTCCTTGCTCCGGGCATGGCAGGCACCGGGTGACATCCTGCCCCTGTTGCTGCTCACCCTGGTGGCCTTCGCCTGTGGCGTGATCCTGTGCGACCACCACCTCAGCTCGTCGGCACGCAAACGCGAGCAGCTGATCATGCTCGAGTTCCCGGTGGTGGCTGAGCTCCTGGCCCTGGCCGTGGCGGCCGGCGAGAGTCCCGCGGCGGCCCTCGACCGCGTGGTGCACCGCACCAACGGAGCGTTGAGCAGCGACCTGTCACGTGTGCTGGCCGAGATCCGAACCGGCACGCCGGTCGGCCGTGCCTTTGACGGACTCGCCCTGCGCAGCGGGCTACCGCTGGTCGGCCGCTTCGCGGAGGGGATCGCGGTGGCCGTCGAACGCGGCACACCGCTGGCCGACGTGCTGCACGCCCAGGCGGCCGACGTTCGAGAAGCAGGGCGGCGCGAGCTCATCGAGTCCGGCGCTCGCAAGGAGGTGCTGATGATGGTCCCCGTGGTCTTCGTCGTGCTTCCGGTCACGGTTGTCTTCGCATTTTGGCCCGGCCTGATCGGGCTCCGGCTCGTCACGCCCTAG
- a CDS encoding TadE family protein gives MAVPRRDEHGSAVVDFVLVLAILVPLVLGILQVALVLHVRNTLTAAASDGARQAATADRDPGDGAAYTRDQIRGVLAGKFARGVSARETTVDGAVMVEVTVRAEVPPLGLWGPSVELVVHGHAVEERP, from the coding sequence ATGGCCGTGCCACGCCGTGACGAGCACGGCTCCGCCGTGGTCGACTTCGTGCTGGTGCTGGCGATCCTGGTGCCGCTGGTGCTGGGCATCCTGCAGGTCGCTCTGGTGCTCCACGTGCGCAACACGCTCACCGCCGCGGCGAGTGACGGCGCTCGGCAGGCGGCCACCGCCGATCGGGACCCCGGGGACGGTGCCGCCTACACCCGCGACCAGATCCGGGGCGTCCTCGCCGGCAAGTTCGCTCGAGGGGTGAGCGCTCGCGAGACCACGGTTGACGGCGCTGTGATGGTCGAGGTGACGGTCCGCGCCGAGGTGCCTCCGCTCGGCCTCTGGGGACCGTCGGTCGAGCTCGTCGTGCACGGCCACGCCGTCGAGGAGAGACCGTGA
- a CDS encoding CAP domain-containing protein: protein MTRRGVPALFALLLVAVLFGGSSATGQAATSTSGTNNTSDRTSTVMVTSPKTYKNQAVRATNRHRADEDRKRLRSQDCLKRMARNHARRMASQRRMFHQDLGRVMSECHLTMVGENVAYGYPSGRSVVNRGWMHSDGHRANILQRRYRLIGVAARKGDGRWYVAQVFGRR, encoded by the coding sequence ATGACGAGGAGAGGTGTTCCGGCGCTGTTCGCGCTCCTGCTGGTTGCCGTTCTGTTCGGGGGAAGCAGTGCAACCGGACAGGCGGCCACGAGCACGTCCGGGACGAACAACACCAGTGACCGGACCAGCACCGTGATGGTGACGTCGCCCAAGACCTACAAGAACCAGGCGGTGCGGGCGACGAACCGCCACCGTGCCGACGAGGACCGCAAGCGGTTGCGCTCCCAGGACTGCCTGAAGCGGATGGCGCGCAACCACGCACGACGAATGGCCAGCCAACGACGGATGTTCCACCAGGACCTCGGACGGGTGATGAGCGAGTGCCACCTCACGATGGTGGGGGAGAACGTCGCCTACGGCTACCCGAGCGGTCGCTCGGTGGTGAACCGCGGATGGATGCATTCGGACGGTCACCGCGCCAACATCCTGCAGCGTCGCTACCGGCTCATCGGCGTCGCCGCACGCAAGGGCGACGGACGCTGGTACGTCGCCCAGGTGTTCGGCCGACGCTGA
- the ftsE gene encoding cell division ATP-binding protein FtsE: MIRFEKVTKTYPGQARAALEQVSVDIEKGEFVFLVGQSGSGKSTFLRLVLREYRASEGRVYVAGKEINRLAGWKVPRLRRQIGTVFQDFRLLQNKTVAENVAFALQVIGKSRSQIDELVPETLELVGLEGKEDRLPDELSGGEQQRVAIARAFVNRPMILIADEPTGNLDPNTSVGIMKLLDRINRTGTTVVMATHDAGIVDQMRKRVIELEDGRVVRDQARGIYGYQN, from the coding sequence GTGATTCGCTTCGAAAAGGTCACGAAGACCTACCCGGGACAAGCCCGCGCCGCCCTCGAGCAGGTGTCCGTCGACATCGAGAAGGGTGAGTTCGTCTTCCTCGTCGGCCAGTCCGGCTCCGGGAAGTCGACGTTCCTGCGCCTCGTGCTCCGTGAGTACCGCGCCTCCGAGGGACGCGTCTACGTCGCCGGCAAGGAGATCAACCGGCTCGCCGGTTGGAAGGTGCCGCGGCTGCGCCGTCAGATCGGCACGGTGTTCCAGGACTTCCGGCTGCTCCAGAACAAGACCGTGGCCGAGAACGTCGCCTTCGCGCTGCAGGTGATCGGCAAGTCACGCTCCCAGATCGACGAGCTGGTCCCCGAGACCCTCGAGCTGGTCGGTCTCGAGGGCAAGGAGGACCGGCTCCCCGACGAGCTCTCCGGTGGTGAGCAGCAGCGGGTCGCGATCGCCCGTGCCTTCGTCAACCGGCCGATGATCCTGATCGCCGACGAGCCCACCGGAAACCTCGACCCGAACACGTCCGTCGGCATCATGAAGCTGCTCGACCGGATCAACCGCACCGGCACCACCGTCGTGATGGCCACCCACGACGCCGGCATCGTCGACCAGATGCGCAAGCGGGTCATCGAGCTGGAGGACGGCCGAGTCGTCCGCGACCAGGCCCGCGGCATCTACGGCTACCAGAACTGA
- a CDS encoding type II secretion system F family protein has translation MQNVSSRNLVGLCVALGVLALAVMQILSGTLPVALVFAAIAAHLPVTVVNGRAARRQREFAEVWPEAVDHLASGVRAGMSLPEALVGLSTRGPEPLRPAFAKFALDYQVTGRFGDSLDLLKDSLADPVGDRVVEALRIAREVGGGDLGRLLRNLSTYLRDDLHTRSELESRQAWTVNGARLAVAAPWIVLLLMCFQPEIIQRYRSPAGALVLVGGAVLCLVAYRLMMRIGRLPVDRRILA, from the coding sequence ATGCAGAACGTCTCGAGCCGCAACTTGGTCGGCTTGTGCGTGGCCCTGGGTGTGCTTGCCCTCGCGGTCATGCAGATCCTCTCCGGGACCCTGCCGGTGGCGCTGGTGTTCGCAGCGATCGCTGCCCACCTCCCGGTGACAGTGGTCAACGGCCGTGCGGCCAGGAGGCAACGAGAGTTCGCAGAGGTGTGGCCCGAGGCGGTCGACCACCTCGCTTCCGGGGTCCGCGCCGGGATGTCGCTGCCCGAGGCACTGGTCGGTCTGTCCACTCGTGGACCGGAGCCCTTGCGGCCGGCCTTCGCGAAGTTCGCCCTCGACTACCAGGTGACCGGTCGCTTCGGGGATTCCCTCGACCTGCTCAAGGACTCGCTCGCGGATCCCGTCGGAGACCGTGTCGTGGAAGCCCTGCGGATCGCCCGCGAAGTCGGCGGGGGTGACCTGGGCAGGCTGCTGCGCAATCTCTCCACCTACTTGCGCGACGACCTGCACACCCGCTCCGAGCTCGAGTCCCGGCAGGCATGGACCGTCAACGGCGCTCGGCTGGCCGTCGCGGCCCCGTGGATCGTGCTGTTGCTGATGTGCTTCCAGCCCGAGATCATCCAACGCTACCGGTCCCCGGCGGGAGCCCTGGTCCTCGTCGGAGGAGCCGTGCTGTGCCTGGTGGCCTATCGCCTGATGATGCGGATCGGACGGCTCCCCGTGGATCGACGGATCCTCGCATGA
- the prfB gene encoding peptide chain release factor 2, producing the protein MAGLDFEAEIKQLQATMHTIEQVLDVDEMRREIADLSEQVAAPDLWDDQDNAQRVTGRLSTLNGELERFTTLSDRIEELGLMVEMAREENDADTLADSERELGRIKKSVEAMEVRTLLSGEYDAREALVIIRAGAGGVDAADFAQMLMRMYVRWSEQHDYPVEVFETSYAEEAGIKSATFAVHAPYAYGTLSVEAGTHRLVRISPFDNQGRRQTSFAAVEVVPVLEQTDEIDIPDEDIRTDVYRSGGPGGQSVNTTDSAVRLTHIPTGTVVSCQNEKSQLQNKASAMVVLKAKLLALKKAEEKAHLDDLKGDVQASWGDQMRNYVLNPYQVVKDLRTTYESGNPSAVFDGDLDGFLEAGIRWRRGADQDS; encoded by the coding sequence GTGGCAGGCCTAGACTTCGAAGCAGAGATCAAGCAGCTCCAAGCGACGATGCACACCATCGAGCAGGTGCTCGACGTCGACGAGATGCGTCGGGAGATCGCCGACCTCAGCGAGCAGGTCGCGGCGCCCGACCTCTGGGACGACCAGGACAACGCCCAGCGGGTGACCGGTCGTCTCTCGACGCTCAACGGTGAGCTGGAGCGCTTCACCACGCTCTCCGACCGCATCGAGGAGCTCGGCCTCATGGTCGAGATGGCCCGCGAGGAGAACGACGCCGACACCCTGGCCGACTCGGAGCGCGAGCTCGGACGCATCAAGAAGTCCGTCGAGGCGATGGAGGTGCGCACCCTCCTCTCCGGTGAGTACGACGCCCGCGAGGCACTGGTGATCATCCGCGCCGGGGCCGGTGGTGTCGATGCTGCCGACTTCGCCCAGATGCTGATGCGGATGTACGTGCGCTGGTCCGAGCAGCACGACTACCCCGTCGAGGTCTTCGAGACGTCCTACGCCGAAGAGGCCGGCATCAAGTCCGCCACCTTCGCGGTGCACGCGCCCTACGCCTACGGCACCCTCAGCGTCGAGGCCGGCACCCACCGCCTCGTGCGGATCAGCCCGTTCGACAACCAGGGCCGCCGCCAGACCAGCTTCGCCGCCGTCGAGGTCGTCCCGGTGCTCGAGCAGACCGACGAGATCGACATCCCCGACGAGGACATCCGCACCGACGTCTACCGCTCCGGTGGTCCGGGTGGCCAGTCGGTCAACACCACCGACTCCGCGGTGCGACTCACCCACATCCCCACGGGCACTGTGGTGAGCTGCCAGAACGAGAAGTCGCAGCTGCAGAACAAGGCCAGCGCCATGGTGGTGCTCAAGGCCAAGCTGCTGGCGCTGAAGAAGGCCGAGGAGAAGGCGCACCTCGACGACCTCAAGGGCGACGTCCAGGCGTCGTGGGGCGACCAGATGCGCAACTACGTGCTGAACCCCTACCAGGTCGTCAAGGACCTGCGGACGACGTACGAGTCCGGCAACCCGTCGGCCGTCTTCGACGGTGACCTCGACGGCTTCCTCGAGGCCGGGATCCGCTGGCGCCGCGGCGCCGACCAGGACTCCTGA
- the ftsX gene encoding permease-like cell division protein FtsX, whose protein sequence is MQLRHVFSELRQGLRRNLTMHIAVILTLFVSLTLVGLGFLLNAQAKKAEDHFGTLNQITIFLCNKTSTGPNCTGEVTDAQRDAVIKAVDENPSVDGHHTESQDEAWEKFKELYSEEFLDDIPDTFGPESLRESVWVDLNGRDDAEGVISAVEGLDGVHTVRDQRDLVRPIFKTIDMLKYGAIGIAVFLILAALLLVANTIRLAAFARRREIGIMRLVGASGLYISLPFLLEALVTAVIGVLLASGALALFMGLGVQGAIEQNVNFMPWIDWSDYVRALFVADLDFRLIPFPLPGIVIIGPLLTIIPTLLLTRKYLKV, encoded by the coding sequence ATGCAGCTTCGTCATGTCTTCTCCGAGCTCCGACAAGGGCTCCGACGCAACCTGACCATGCACATCGCGGTCATCCTGACCCTGTTCGTCTCCCTGACGCTGGTGGGGCTGGGATTCCTGCTCAACGCCCAGGCCAAGAAGGCCGAGGACCACTTCGGCACGCTCAACCAGATCACGATCTTCCTCTGCAACAAGACCTCCACCGGCCCGAACTGCACCGGTGAGGTCACCGACGCACAGCGTGATGCGGTGATCAAGGCCGTCGACGAGAACCCGTCGGTCGACGGGCACCACACCGAGTCGCAGGACGAGGCCTGGGAGAAGTTCAAGGAGCTCTACAGCGAAGAGTTCCTCGACGACATCCCCGACACCTTCGGCCCCGAGTCGCTGCGCGAGTCGGTGTGGGTCGACCTCAACGGTCGTGACGACGCCGAGGGCGTGATCAGCGCCGTCGAGGGTCTGGACGGCGTGCACACGGTGCGTGACCAGCGCGACCTGGTGCGACCCATCTTCAAGACCATCGACATGCTCAAGTACGGCGCGATCGGCATCGCGGTGTTCCTGATCCTGGCCGCGCTCCTGCTGGTGGCCAACACGATTCGACTGGCAGCCTTCGCGCGGCGCCGGGAGATCGGCATCATGCGACTCGTCGGGGCCTCCGGTCTCTACATCTCGCTGCCGTTCCTCCTGGAGGCACTGGTCACCGCGGTCATCGGCGTGCTCCTGGCGAGTGGTGCACTGGCGCTGTTCATGGGGCTCGGGGTGCAGGGCGCCATCGAGCAGAACGTGAACTTCATGCCGTGGATCGACTGGTCCGACTACGTCAGGGCGCTGTTCGTCGCCGACCTGGACTTCCGGCTCATTCCGTTCCCCCTGCCGGGGATCGTGATCATCGGACCGCTGCTCACCATCATTCCGACTCTCCTGCTGACCCGGAAATACCTCAAAGTCTGA
- a CDS encoding M23 family metallopeptidase: protein MVRYFPSDDRHRVVALVATLLVVIGMVCAPLAHADGDKDLKDKQRQVKKNLSSAHQDLDESSAALRRANARLQAAHTELKSARAELISTRGQLTTAKVRDRQAQAALDQAELDLADARADLREGQAAVAEKNDDVGAMIADIYEQGDPRLASFSSLLNAEDPTDITRTLASQDALVSDETQALDELKAAKILLGVREENVEDKKDSVATKRAAAAENLELMEDLEAQAASQAASVKKLVGKRSSAKASAAKVKRRDLAELAELRKEQDRIEAMLRARAAAAAKKAGNTGPPGASGGFLSYPVSGPVTSSFGYRVHPIYGYYSLHDGTDFGAGCGQPLYAAADGTVISRYYQTAWGNRLIIDHGHQRGVGLATIYNHATSYTVGVGAHVERGQVVGYVGSTGWSTGCHLHFTVMANGSPVNPMKWL, encoded by the coding sequence GTGGTTCGCTACTTCCCCAGCGACGACCGACACCGCGTGGTGGCCCTGGTGGCCACACTGCTCGTGGTGATCGGCATGGTGTGTGCTCCCTTGGCACATGCCGACGGAGACAAGGATCTGAAGGACAAGCAGCGCCAGGTCAAGAAGAACCTGAGCTCTGCCCATCAGGATCTCGATGAGTCCAGCGCGGCGCTGCGCAGGGCCAATGCGCGGCTGCAGGCAGCACACACCGAGCTGAAGTCGGCCCGCGCCGAGCTCATCAGCACGCGAGGCCAGCTCACCACCGCGAAGGTCAGGGACCGGCAGGCGCAAGCAGCGCTCGACCAGGCCGAGCTCGACCTGGCCGACGCCCGCGCCGACCTCCGGGAGGGCCAGGCCGCCGTGGCGGAGAAGAACGACGACGTCGGCGCGATGATCGCCGACATCTATGAGCAGGGAGACCCCCGACTCGCCTCGTTCTCCTCGCTCCTCAACGCGGAGGACCCCACGGACATCACGCGCACGCTCGCCTCCCAGGACGCCTTGGTCAGCGACGAGACCCAGGCCCTGGACGAGCTCAAGGCCGCCAAGATCCTGCTCGGCGTCCGTGAGGAGAACGTCGAGGACAAGAAGGACTCGGTGGCCACCAAGCGTGCCGCCGCGGCGGAGAACCTCGAGCTGATGGAGGACCTCGAGGCGCAGGCCGCGAGCCAGGCCGCCTCCGTGAAGAAGCTCGTGGGCAAGCGCTCCAGCGCCAAGGCCAGCGCGGCCAAGGTGAAGCGCCGTGACCTGGCCGAGCTGGCCGAGCTGCGCAAGGAGCAGGACCGCATCGAGGCGATGCTGCGTGCACGCGCCGCCGCAGCGGCCAAGAAGGCGGGCAACACCGGCCCGCCCGGTGCTTCAGGTGGGTTCCTGAGCTACCCGGTGAGTGGCCCGGTCACCTCGTCCTTCGGCTACCGGGTGCACCCGATCTACGGCTACTACTCCCTGCACGACGGGACCGACTTCGGCGCCGGCTGCGGCCAGCCGCTCTATGCGGCGGCCGATGGCACCGTGATCTCGCGGTACTACCAGACGGCGTGGGGAAACCGTCTGATCATCGACCACGGACACCAGCGTGGTGTCGGCCTGGCCACGATCTACAACCACGCCACGTCGTACACCGTCGGGGTGGGCGCCCACGTCGAGCGTGGTCAGGTGGTCGGCTACGTCGGCTCGACCGGCTGGTCGACGGGCTGCCACCTGCACTTCACGGTGATGGCCAACGGGTCTCCGGTCAACCCCATGAAGTGGCTCTGA
- a CDS encoding amidohydrolase family protein, translating into MTDSQAERPSTVVEEAEERGRLETTLSRLGIPGFFDVHTHFLPPNVMAKVRAVFDSAGPLIGRPWPLNYRDTDDVLVETLRGFGVRRFSALAYAHKPAMAEFLNEWSAGFAQRVPEALHCGTFFPEEGAADYVSARISSGVELFKVHVQVGGFHVTDPLLDDAWGVLAEAGTPIVLHAGSGPVPTEFTGPGPVRELLGRHPGLALVMAHMGAPEYVEFMEMAEEFANVRLDTTMAFTDFFEEMGGPFPPELTSRLHALGDKVLLGSDFPNIPYPYAHQIEALERLDLGDDWLRRVLWGNGEALFGGSAAPGVSS; encoded by the coding sequence TTGACCGACTCGCAGGCGGAGCGGCCCTCGACGGTGGTTGAGGAGGCCGAGGAACGAGGCCGTCTCGAAACCACCCTCAGCCGACTGGGAATTCCGGGGTTCTTCGACGTCCACACCCACTTCCTGCCACCCAACGTGATGGCCAAGGTGCGAGCCGTCTTCGACTCCGCAGGACCGTTGATCGGGCGACCGTGGCCGCTGAACTACCGAGACACCGACGACGTGCTGGTCGAGACGCTGCGTGGCTTCGGGGTCCGACGATTCTCCGCCTTGGCCTACGCCCACAAGCCGGCGATGGCGGAGTTCCTCAACGAGTGGTCAGCCGGCTTCGCGCAACGCGTGCCCGAGGCCCTGCACTGCGGCACGTTCTTCCCGGAGGAGGGGGCCGCCGACTACGTCTCCGCGCGCATCTCCTCGGGTGTGGAGCTGTTCAAGGTGCACGTGCAGGTGGGCGGGTTCCACGTCACCGACCCGCTGCTGGACGACGCCTGGGGCGTGCTGGCCGAGGCCGGCACGCCGATCGTGCTCCACGCGGGCTCAGGGCCGGTGCCCACCGAGTTCACCGGCCCCGGACCGGTGAGGGAGCTGTTGGGAAGGCATCCCGGACTCGCCCTGGTGATGGCGCACATGGGCGCCCCCGAGTACGTCGAGTTCATGGAGATGGCCGAGGAGTTCGCCAACGTCCGGTTGGACACCACGATGGCCTTCACCGACTTCTTCGAGGAGATGGGCGGACCATTCCCACCGGAGCTGACGTCGCGTCTGCACGCTCTCGGCGACAAGGTGCTGCTCGGGTCGGACTTCCCGAACATCCCCTATCCCTATGCCCACCAGATCGAGGCGTTGGAGCGGCTCGACCTCGGGGACGACTGGCTCCGCCGTGTGCTGTGGGGCAACGGCGAGGCGTTGTTCGGGGGGAGCGCGGCCCCGGGAGTCTCGTCCTGA